One stretch of Planococcus sp. PAMC 21323 DNA includes these proteins:
- a CDS encoding DegV family protein: MKKPIAWIIDTTGFVTEEFKAHPDVYVVPLNIHLGTEEFIDDGIDLTNEDLYKRIKASTSFPKTSQPSAGKFAELYDRLKEEYECAIAVHASAKLSGTIASSTAGAEMSDFKVYTIDSLALSYGLSGLIERGLKLQEQEHSAEEIALKLAKETENFRNYILIGNLTQLYKGGRMSGAQYYLGSLLQIKPIVQLTREGELQPIDKVRSHKKAIQYLINHAKKDHADFGVRRFQIMHGNVLKEAENLKQLVLKEIPDADILIGDLSSSLAVHAGEGTIAFLWRKETF, translated from the coding sequence ATGAAGAAACCGATTGCTTGGATCATTGATACAACAGGATTCGTTACAGAAGAATTTAAAGCTCATCCGGATGTTTACGTCGTTCCCTTAAATATTCACCTCGGTACGGAAGAATTTATTGATGATGGAATAGATTTAACGAACGAAGACCTTTACAAACGCATTAAAGCATCAACTAGTTTCCCAAAAACCTCCCAGCCCTCTGCTGGCAAGTTTGCAGAGTTGTATGATCGATTGAAAGAAGAATATGAATGTGCCATTGCTGTTCATGCTTCTGCAAAACTTAGCGGTACTATCGCTTCTTCTACAGCGGGTGCTGAAATGAGCGACTTTAAAGTTTATACAATCGATTCGCTAGCTTTGTCTTATGGCTTATCCGGCTTGATTGAGCGTGGTCTGAAACTTCAAGAGCAGGAACATTCAGCCGAAGAAATCGCACTGAAACTTGCAAAAGAAACAGAAAACTTCAGGAACTATATTTTGATTGGCAATTTAACGCAACTTTACAAAGGTGGACGCATGAGCGGTGCTCAATATTATTTGGGCAGCTTGCTTCAGATCAAACCAATTGTCCAACTTACTCGTGAAGGCGAGCTACAGCCTATCGACAAAGTTCGTTCCCATAAAAAAGCTATTCAGTATTTGATTAACCATGCGAAAAAGGATCATGCGGACTTTGGCGTGCGTCGCTTTCAGATTATGCATGGCAATGTACTGAAAGAAGCTGAGAACCTGAAACAGCTAGTATTAAAAGAAATTCCTGATGCAGATATATTAATCGGTGATTTAAGTTCTTCACTTGCCGTTCACGCAGGAGAAGGCACTATCGCATTTCTTTGGAGAAAAGAAACTTTCTAA
- a CDS encoding ABC transporter ATP-binding protein — translation MKTVFSYAKPYKFYIVIALILMLLELAVELMQPLVIASIIDKGIVARDQDIIIQLGIVLMALSVIAFASGIINSYFAAHASQSFSFDLRQAVYGKIQSFSLAMFNKFPASGLITRLTSDVTLVQQVLYMGLRIMLRAPLLVVGSMIMAFVVNPKLALYLVIVFPFLLAFLYIMVKKGVSYFGFVQKRLDRVNRIVQENLQAVRLIKAYLRGKYEANRFSEVAGDLKIDTVKAFRIMEIILPILLFGMNVSLLAVLWFGAFEIRAGGAQIGELVAIVNYAMRMTGAFSMFSFIIMIFARAKASSERLEEVLLAEDGHEQEDVGEKEAIRPGEVRFDNVSFMYPGTNKAVLKNISFELQPNEKLAIMGATGSGKSTLLQLLPRFYDATEGVVSLHGRDVTEWSMRELRKTIGIVPQQSLLFTGTISNNLAWGKDEVVQDELADAAIKAQIHETVERFPKGYSTRVGQKGVNLSGGQKQRLSIARALVRNPSILVLDDSTSALDVKTEGALWEELEQEHATMLVVTQKIRTAMRADRILLLEEGQISAYGTHEHLMYHSELYRQIAMSQQEEEVDEYV, via the coding sequence GTGAAAACAGTTTTTTCATATGCAAAACCATATAAATTTTATATTGTCATTGCACTTATATTAATGTTACTAGAATTAGCAGTGGAATTAATGCAACCGTTAGTCATTGCAAGCATTATTGACAAAGGAATTGTCGCAAGAGACCAAGATATCATCATTCAATTAGGAATTGTATTGATGGCTCTTTCAGTGATTGCTTTTGCTTCAGGAATCATCAATTCGTATTTTGCAGCGCATGCTTCTCAAAGTTTTTCTTTTGACTTACGGCAAGCTGTGTATGGGAAGATCCAATCATTTTCATTAGCAATGTTTAATAAATTCCCAGCATCTGGGCTTATTACAAGACTAACGAGTGATGTGACATTGGTTCAACAAGTATTGTATATGGGCTTGCGAATTATGTTGCGCGCACCACTTCTTGTTGTCGGAAGTATGATTATGGCTTTTGTAGTTAATCCTAAATTGGCATTATATTTAGTGATTGTCTTTCCGTTTTTGCTTGCATTTCTTTATATTATGGTAAAAAAAGGCGTGTCGTATTTTGGATTTGTTCAAAAACGACTTGATCGGGTCAATCGAATTGTTCAAGAAAACCTTCAAGCTGTACGTTTGATCAAAGCGTATTTGCGTGGGAAATACGAAGCAAACCGTTTTTCTGAAGTTGCGGGAGATTTAAAAATAGATACCGTAAAAGCATTCCGAATCATGGAAATTATTTTACCGATTTTGTTATTTGGAATGAACGTGTCGTTACTCGCTGTTTTATGGTTTGGTGCTTTTGAAATTCGAGCGGGCGGAGCACAAATTGGTGAATTAGTGGCGATTGTCAACTACGCAATGCGCATGACCGGTGCTTTTTCGATGTTTTCGTTTATTATTATGATTTTTGCACGAGCAAAAGCATCTTCTGAGCGACTAGAAGAAGTGCTGCTTGCAGAAGACGGACATGAACAAGAAGATGTTGGAGAAAAAGAAGCTATACGCCCAGGAGAAGTCCGTTTCGACAACGTATCATTCATGTACCCTGGAACAAACAAGGCTGTATTAAAGAATATTTCTTTTGAATTACAACCTAATGAAAAACTAGCAATTATGGGAGCTACAGGATCAGGAAAGTCTACGTTACTGCAGTTGCTACCGCGTTTTTACGATGCAACAGAAGGCGTTGTTTCATTGCATGGTCGTGATGTTACCGAATGGTCGATGCGTGAACTACGTAAAACCATTGGCATTGTCCCGCAACAATCGTTACTTTTTACAGGAACAATTTCCAATAACCTTGCTTGGGGGAAAGACGAAGTTGTACAAGATGAATTAGCGGATGCTGCGATTAAAGCACAAATCCATGAAACCGTTGAACGCTTCCCGAAAGGTTATTCCACTCGCGTTGGTCAAAAAGGCGTGAATTTATCGGGAGGGCAAAAACAACGGCTGTCAATTGCACGAGCTTTAGTTCGCAATCCATCGATTTTAGTTTTAGATGATAGTACGAGCGCATTAGATGTTAAAACCGAAGGCGCGTTATGGGAAGAGCTTGAACAAGAACATGCGACAATGCTCGTAGTTACACAAAAAATTCGAACAGCGATGAGAGCAGACCGGATTTTATTGTTAGAAGAAGGGCAGATTTCTGCTTACGGGACGCATGAACATTTAATGTATCATTCGGAACTGTATCGTCAAATTGCAATGTCTCAACAAGAAGAGGAGGTGGATGAATATGTTTGA
- a CDS encoding DMT family transporter, with amino-acid sequence MERLKGVSMILIGAILWGATGPLMEWVMNNYTISVPFIITFRLTVAGTLLLLFLKMKGVRITAIFRNKYWIRPLLIFSLFGMLGVQYSFVAAIEASNAVVATLMQFLAPLYIIVFVSITHKKLPPLYQVVGILGTLAGLFLLLTNGKPDQLIISEEALFWGVLVGLAFTFYTLYPARLMQEWGVLLIVAWSMLFGGIFIGLINPTTLINEFAILAEPAVSGSIIGIIIFGTAAFVLFLSSMRYITPVETSILSSFEPLTAMVISMIWFGQILSPVQLGGALAMLVFVAWLSLAGNPKKKKNKNKLPQVIN; translated from the coding sequence ATGGAACGATTAAAAGGAGTTTCTATGATATTGATTGGGGCTATTTTGTGGGGAGCCACAGGACCTTTAATGGAATGGGTAATGAATAATTACACTATTTCAGTGCCATTTATCATAACCTTTCGTTTAACAGTAGCAGGAACTTTACTACTTTTGTTTTTAAAGATGAAAGGCGTTCGTATTACGGCTATTTTTCGTAATAAGTACTGGATTCGCCCCTTGCTAATTTTTTCGTTATTTGGCATGTTGGGTGTTCAGTATAGCTTTGTGGCAGCAATCGAAGCAAGTAATGCTGTTGTAGCAACATTAATGCAGTTTTTGGCTCCGCTATACATCATAGTTTTTGTATCCATAACGCATAAGAAACTACCGCCTCTCTATCAAGTTGTCGGGATATTAGGGACGTTAGCCGGCTTATTTTTGCTGTTGACGAATGGAAAACCTGATCAATTGATTATTAGCGAAGAAGCTTTGTTTTGGGGAGTTCTAGTGGGACTAGCGTTTACTTTCTATACGCTTTATCCCGCTCGCCTTATGCAAGAGTGGGGCGTGCTGCTTATCGTAGCTTGGTCCATGCTTTTTGGCGGAATATTTATAGGGTTGATTAACCCAACTACGTTGATTAATGAATTTGCAATTTTGGCAGAACCAGCAGTAAGTGGATCAATCATAGGGATTATTATTTTTGGGACCGCCGCATTTGTGTTATTTCTTAGCAGTATGCGTTATATTACACCCGTTGAAACTAGTATCTTGTCTTCTTTTGAACCATTGACAGCGATGGTCATATCCATGATTTGGTTTGGTCAAATTTTATCCCCAGTTCAATTAGGAGGCGCACTTGCGATGTTGGTATTTGTCGCATGGTTATCTCTTGCTGGAAATCCCAAAAAGAAGAAAAACAAAAACAAATTACCGCAAGTAATAAATTAA
- a CDS encoding GNAT family N-acetyltransferase, whose amino-acid sequence MDLSLSISSFPVDEQTANDMTKLLENLPAESWSVLHPTLWKAADARGFAVLAYTEQEELIGVATAADMVGLHHYEWSLYVHPEYRRLSLGTALSDGISHGLAQRQAESELVAFVEDIEIAGFMESLAYELDFHEILLSAEPLPESKLPDDLIIAPLTGQAEEVTKLLIAAFDDTILPILEHNMVDSEREIWLLQKDQQVLGTATLVTEEQVLWVTAFAVHPDHQGKGYGKQLLKWCRELAYKRELNAVHLDVETTNQALHVYEKSGFDRMQTVSYWKSKTDL is encoded by the coding sequence TTGGATTTATCATTATCAATTAGTTCATTTCCAGTAGATGAGCAAACAGCTAACGATATGACGAAATTACTAGAAAATTTGCCAGCTGAATCGTGGTCAGTACTTCATCCGACTTTATGGAAAGCTGCAGATGCAAGAGGGTTTGCAGTACTTGCATATACGGAACAAGAGGAGTTAATCGGTGTAGCAACAGCAGCAGATATGGTGGGATTACACCATTACGAATGGTCACTATACGTCCACCCAGAGTACAGAAGATTGTCACTGGGTACTGCTTTATCAGATGGCATTTCGCACGGCTTAGCGCAACGTCAGGCCGAAAGTGAATTAGTAGCGTTTGTAGAGGATATAGAAATCGCTGGATTCATGGAGAGTTTAGCATATGAACTTGATTTTCATGAAATTCTTCTTTCCGCAGAGCCATTACCAGAAAGTAAACTACCGGATGATTTAATAATCGCGCCTTTAACAGGACAAGCGGAAGAGGTAACTAAGCTATTAATAGCTGCATTTGATGACACGATTTTACCGATTTTAGAACATAATATGGTGGACTCAGAAAGAGAAATCTGGCTGCTTCAAAAAGATCAACAAGTGCTTGGAACTGCAACGCTCGTGACTGAAGAGCAGGTTTTATGGGTTACAGCATTTGCAGTTCACCCGGACCATCAGGGCAAAGGATATGGCAAACAACTATTGAAATGGTGCCGTGAGTTGGCGTATAAGCGAGAATTGAACGCAGTCCATCTTGATGTTGAAACAACTAACCAAGCATTACACGTGTACGAGAAGTCTGGATTTGACCGTATGCAAACCGTTTCTTATTGGAAGTCAAAAACGGACTTATAA
- a CDS encoding dipeptidase, whose amino-acid sequence MNAQAIDQYFKNNRETHLEELKAFLRIPSVSSLSEHKEDMQKGAEWLVAALENAGLENAKIDETDGHPVVYADWLHAEGKPTVLVYGHYDVQPVDPLHLWETAPFEPQVRGNKLYARGASDDKGQVYMHVKAIEALLQLNGELPVNVKFIIEGEEEIGSPNLPKYVEENQELLKADVIVISDTGMQGPGRPAVCYGLRGLAGIQIDVKGPKGDLHSGLYGGAVQNPLHAIVEILQSFRNQEGLIQVEGFYDDVLEVADKEREEFAALEFDLEHEKKEIGISEDFGEKGYSFVERTWIRPTLEINGITGGFSGEGIKTVLPAEASTKITCRLVPNQDPDDIVAKLKAHVESHKPVGVSVEITEFDKGKPFLTPFDHPAIQAAGRSYEKVYGVPTAFTRMGGSIPIVAAFDEILGLPVVLMGFGLASENFHAPNEHFHLENFDKGLRVISDYLFEVAELN is encoded by the coding sequence ATGAATGCTCAAGCAATAGACCAATATTTTAAAAATAACCGTGAAACACATTTAGAAGAATTAAAAGCATTTTTACGTATTCCTTCTGTCAGTTCTTTATCCGAGCATAAAGAAGATATGCAAAAAGGAGCAGAATGGCTAGTGGCTGCTTTAGAAAATGCAGGGCTGGAAAACGCGAAAATCGATGAAACTGATGGACACCCGGTTGTTTATGCAGACTGGCTACATGCAGAAGGCAAACCAACAGTACTGGTATACGGCCATTATGACGTGCAACCCGTAGATCCTCTTCACCTTTGGGAAACCGCTCCGTTCGAACCACAAGTTCGCGGCAATAAACTGTATGCGCGCGGCGCGAGTGATGATAAAGGACAAGTGTATATGCACGTTAAGGCGATTGAAGCACTCCTACAGCTCAATGGTGAATTGCCAGTTAACGTTAAATTTATCATTGAAGGTGAAGAAGAGATTGGCAGTCCGAACCTGCCAAAATACGTTGAAGAAAACCAGGAATTATTGAAAGCCGATGTTATCGTCATTTCCGATACCGGTATGCAAGGACCTGGTCGCCCTGCAGTATGCTACGGATTACGTGGTCTTGCTGGTATTCAAATTGATGTTAAAGGACCGAAAGGCGATTTACATTCCGGACTATATGGCGGCGCCGTTCAAAATCCATTGCATGCAATTGTTGAGATTTTACAATCGTTCCGTAATCAAGAAGGATTGATTCAAGTAGAAGGATTTTATGATGATGTACTTGAAGTAGCTGATAAAGAACGTGAGGAATTTGCAGCGCTTGAGTTTGACTTAGAGCACGAGAAAAAAGAAATTGGAATTTCTGAAGACTTTGGTGAAAAGGGCTATTCATTTGTCGAGCGTACTTGGATTCGTCCAACACTTGAAATTAACGGCATTACTGGCGGGTTCTCAGGAGAAGGCATTAAAACGGTTTTACCTGCAGAAGCTAGCACAAAAATCACTTGCCGTTTAGTGCCAAACCAAGACCCTGACGACATCGTTGCGAAATTAAAAGCACATGTTGAATCCCATAAACCAGTAGGCGTATCTGTTGAAATTACTGAGTTTGATAAAGGGAAACCGTTCTTAACGCCTTTTGATCATCCTGCTATTCAAGCAGCTGGCCGCTCTTACGAAAAAGTATATGGCGTACCGACTGCATTTACACGAATGGGCGGATCGATTCCGATCGTTGCTGCGTTCGATGAAATTTTGGGTTTACCTGTAGTATTGATGGGCTTTGGACTCGCATCTGAAAATTTCCATGCACCAAACGAGCATTTCCATCTTGAGAATTTCGACAAAGGCCTCCGCGTTATCAGCGACTACCTTTTCGAAGTAGCCGAGTTAAATTAA
- a CDS encoding ABC transporter ATP-binding protein: protein MFDAIRRPFGYEPILTKEDLTKKKDKKDERAKNWKSTLLKIWKLVDEQRFLLIVVLALVFVSSAMALLGPYLIGFIIDEYIVPQSFSGMGMVVLWLILVYIGHSVSLYLQNFWMVGIAQQVIYRLRTRLFSHLQRLPVTFFDKRQHGELMSRMTNDIENVSSTLNTSFIQVFSSILTLTGTAIVMLTLSPLLTLLTLIIIPLMYVSIQWITKRTSRLYKEQQKAIGELNGMIEETISGQKIVKAFSQEPRVMEEFREKSENLRQAGFWAWTYAGFIPKVMNFLNNGSFAVVAGVGGILALNGSVSIGVIVIFTEYSRQFTRPLNDLANQFNTVLSAIAGAERVFAIMDETEEKDDLVLNVDKKLKGEVVFDQVSFKYEGAEEDWTINDVSFTVGIGQTTALVGATGAGKTTIMQLLARFYDANKGEIRLDGLPIASMPRETLRKQIAFVLQDPFLFEATVSENIRYGKLDATDEEVIEAAKGANAHEFIEKLPNGYDTILTGDGSMISQGQKQLLSIARALIADPVILLLDEATSSIDTVTELKIQEALERLMAGRTSFVIAHRLNTIRKADLVLVMEMGKLVESGTQQQLLDAKGIYANMLSEAKL from the coding sequence ATGTTTGATGCCATCCGTCGACCATTTGGTTATGAACCCATTTTGACAAAAGAAGATTTAACCAAAAAGAAGGATAAAAAAGATGAACGTGCAAAAAACTGGAAATCGACCCTTTTGAAAATATGGAAGTTAGTCGATGAGCAGCGCTTTTTATTAATTGTTGTATTGGCGCTTGTGTTTGTCAGCTCAGCGATGGCGTTGCTTGGACCGTATTTAATCGGTTTTATTATTGATGAATATATTGTTCCTCAAAGTTTTAGCGGAATGGGTATGGTCGTACTTTGGCTGATTTTGGTTTATATTGGCCATTCTGTATCTTTGTATTTACAAAATTTCTGGATGGTTGGGATTGCTCAACAAGTGATTTATCGCTTACGGACAAGACTTTTTTCACATCTTCAACGATTGCCTGTGACGTTTTTTGATAAGCGACAGCACGGAGAATTGATGAGTCGAATGACCAACGATATTGAAAACGTTTCATCTACTTTGAACACATCATTTATTCAGGTATTTTCAAGCATATTAACCTTAACGGGTACAGCGATCGTCATGTTGACCCTTAGTCCATTATTGACGCTATTAACATTAATTATTATTCCGCTTATGTATGTATCCATTCAATGGATTACTAAACGTACGAGCAGGCTGTATAAAGAACAACAAAAGGCTATTGGTGAATTAAATGGCATGATTGAAGAAACCATTTCTGGCCAAAAGATTGTCAAAGCTTTTTCACAAGAACCGCGTGTCATGGAAGAGTTTCGGGAAAAAAGTGAAAACCTCCGTCAAGCTGGATTTTGGGCATGGACTTATGCTGGATTTATTCCAAAAGTCATGAACTTTTTGAATAACGGCAGTTTTGCGGTTGTTGCGGGTGTCGGTGGGATTCTCGCTTTAAATGGTTCGGTTTCTATTGGAGTTATCGTTATTTTTACTGAGTATTCACGGCAATTTACACGGCCATTAAATGATTTGGCAAACCAGTTTAATACGGTGTTATCAGCGATTGCTGGGGCAGAACGTGTTTTTGCTATTATGGACGAAACAGAAGAAAAAGATGATTTAGTGTTGAATGTTGATAAAAAACTAAAAGGTGAAGTAGTTTTCGATCAGGTTTCTTTTAAGTACGAAGGAGCAGAAGAAGACTGGACCATTAACGATGTTAGTTTTACCGTCGGCATTGGTCAAACAACGGCTTTGGTTGGAGCAACGGGAGCTGGCAAAACAACCATCATGCAACTATTAGCGCGTTTCTACGATGCTAATAAAGGGGAGATTCGCTTGGATGGTTTACCGATTGCTTCCATGCCGCGTGAAACATTACGGAAACAAATTGCTTTTGTGCTGCAAGATCCATTTTTGTTCGAAGCGACAGTTAGTGAAAATATTCGTTACGGCAAACTTGACGCAACAGATGAAGAAGTAATAGAAGCTGCCAAAGGTGCTAACGCACACGAATTTATCGAAAAGCTACCAAATGGTTACGATACGATTTTAACAGGCGACGGTTCGATGATTAGTCAAGGTCAAAAGCAATTGCTGTCTATTGCACGCGCATTGATTGCAGATCCTGTTATTTTATTGCTAGACGAAGCCACAAGTAGCATCGATACGGTTACAGAGCTAAAAATTCAAGAAGCATTAGAGCGTCTTATGGCAGGACGTACAAGTTTCGTTATCGCACACCGACTGAATACCATCCGTAAGGCGGATTTAGTACTCGTCATGGAGATGGGAAAATTAGTAGAGTCAGGTACGCAGCAACAATTACTAGATGCAAAAGGCATATATGCTAACATGCTATCAGAAGCAAAATTATAA
- a CDS encoding glycerophosphodiester phosphodiesterase, producing MKIFAHRGCSGSYPENTLAAFRAAAELPITGVEIDVHLTKDGEIVIIHDEKVNRTTNGKGYVKELTLKELKQLDCGSWYSEEWSGEKIPTLDEVFDIFEDTNHRLNIEIKSDVFPYDGLADKVIDLAAKRGFRNRILLSSFNHEDIQSVVQGKQVESAILTFEVLVDVYDYARVIGTKRIHVSLPSAFRKMTTDALRKGAIVYVYTVNDISYAEELQRIGVHGIFTDYPEKMLAHFE from the coding sequence GTGAAAATTTTTGCTCATAGAGGTTGCTCGGGCTCATATCCCGAAAATACGTTAGCAGCCTTTCGTGCAGCGGCTGAATTGCCAATTACAGGCGTAGAAATTGACGTTCACCTAACAAAAGATGGTGAAATCGTCATTATTCATGATGAAAAAGTCAATCGTACAACCAATGGCAAAGGCTATGTAAAAGAATTAACATTAAAAGAGTTAAAGCAATTAGATTGCGGTTCTTGGTATTCAGAAGAATGGAGCGGGGAAAAAATTCCTACGCTAGATGAAGTATTCGATATCTTTGAAGACACAAACCATCGTCTAAACATCGAAATAAAATCAGATGTTTTTCCGTACGATGGCTTGGCTGATAAAGTAATTGATTTGGCCGCAAAGCGCGGGTTTAGAAATCGTATTCTATTATCCTCTTTTAATCATGAAGACATTCAATCTGTTGTACAAGGAAAACAAGTAGAAAGTGCCATTTTAACCTTTGAAGTATTAGTAGATGTTTATGATTATGCACGAGTAATCGGAACAAAACGAATCCATGTATCTTTGCCTTCAGCTTTTAGAAAGATGACGACTGACGCTTTACGAAAAGGCGCAATTGTTTATGTTTATACAGTTAATGATATAAGTTATGCAGAAGAACTCCAAAGAATTGGTGTCCATGGTATTTTTACGGATTATCCAGAAAAAATGTTGGCACATTTCGAATAA
- a CDS encoding DUF2804 domain-containing protein produces MQHVEREITEFVKLCDAKGQLNPNAIGYAKQPLVESNLRGNFLRKKKWNYWCVFGDEILFSATISHLDYATVCFVYFLNYETQRFYEKTVVLPYTRHVKLSDNVLDPCYFRSDAMTIESVYSQDATHLTVSVKEFDGEDLEAILVISHPKNYESLNVVVPWNRQTFQFTGKHTSLPVSGMVKIGNQRFEFEKLDSFAVLDYGRGVLPRESHWNWAMASQRSLGKVIGLNLGGKWTDGTGMTENAFFVNGKMTKIHEDVLFHYDRENYKKPWLIHSKFSDDVRLTFSPFFERTTKTDARLVKSEVHQLFGYYNGYVRYSDGKKLKITQLLGSIDEYYAKW; encoded by the coding sequence ATGCAACATGTAGAACGAGAGATTACTGAATTCGTAAAACTTTGTGATGCAAAAGGCCAATTAAATCCCAATGCTATTGGATATGCAAAGCAGCCATTGGTAGAAAGCAATTTACGTGGAAATTTTTTGCGTAAAAAAAAGTGGAACTATTGGTGTGTATTCGGAGATGAGATCTTATTTTCGGCAACTATTTCCCACTTGGACTATGCGACCGTCTGTTTTGTGTATTTCTTAAATTATGAAACACAACGTTTTTATGAGAAAACCGTTGTGCTGCCATATACCCGACATGTGAAACTATCCGATAATGTATTAGATCCTTGTTACTTCCGAAGTGATGCTATGACGATTGAATCTGTATATAGCCAAGATGCCACACATTTAACCGTTAGCGTAAAAGAATTTGATGGAGAAGATTTAGAAGCAATACTGGTTATTTCCCATCCTAAAAATTACGAATCCTTAAATGTCGTTGTTCCTTGGAATCGCCAAACCTTTCAATTTACTGGGAAACATACATCTCTTCCAGTCAGCGGCATGGTAAAGATAGGAAACCAGCGTTTCGAATTTGAGAAACTCGATAGTTTTGCAGTACTAGATTATGGGCGAGGCGTTTTGCCACGAGAATCTCATTGGAATTGGGCAATGGCTTCGCAACGTTCACTTGGAAAAGTTATTGGTCTGAATTTAGGTGGAAAGTGGACAGATGGTACCGGAATGACAGAAAACGCTTTTTTTGTTAACGGCAAAATGACAAAAATACATGAAGATGTTTTGTTTCATTATGACCGCGAAAATTATAAGAAACCGTGGCTGATTCACAGTAAGTTTTCCGATGATGTGCGGCTAACTTTTTCTCCGTTTTTTGAACGTACAACCAAAACCGATGCACGTCTTGTCAAATCGGAAGTCCATCAATTGTTTGGTTATTATAATGGTTATGTTCGCTATTCAGATGGAAAAAAATTAAAGATTACACAGCTTCTTGGTTCTATTGATGAATATTATGCGAAATGGTAA
- the kynA gene encoding tryptophan 2,3-dioxygenase: MNNYENGQNIAAASEKNIRTDFKESMTYGDYLHLDKLLTAQEGVSGHHDETLFIIIHQVSELWMKLILHELQSAIDHIGKDDLQPAFKQLARVSRIQSQIIQGWDVLSTLTPAEYMEFRDDLGNASGFQSYQYRMIEFALGYKTKHVLKIYEKDAPLHAELEKAFNAPGLYDAAIQKLARSGFVIDKEVLERDVSMVYESNESVREAWKIVYRDVDTHWELYQLAEKLVDIEDWLQQWRFRHMKTVERIIGFKQGTGGSSGVNYLKKVLDQYFFPELWEIRTDI, encoded by the coding sequence ATGAACAACTACGAAAATGGCCAAAATATTGCTGCAGCATCCGAAAAAAACATCCGAACGGATTTTAAAGAAAGCATGACTTATGGTGATTATCTTCATCTTGATAAACTATTAACTGCACAAGAAGGTGTGAGTGGACATCATGATGAAACCTTATTCATCATTATTCATCAAGTATCGGAATTATGGATGAAATTGATTTTACATGAGCTGCAATCAGCTATTGATCATATCGGAAAAGACGACCTTCAGCCAGCATTCAAGCAGCTAGCAAGAGTATCTCGCATACAATCACAAATCATTCAAGGTTGGGATGTCTTGTCGACATTAACACCTGCAGAGTATATGGAATTCCGCGATGATCTAGGTAATGCTAGTGGATTCCAATCTTATCAATACCGAATGATTGAGTTTGCTCTTGGCTACAAAACGAAACACGTGTTGAAAATTTACGAAAAAGATGCACCGCTTCATGCCGAATTAGAAAAAGCATTTAATGCACCAGGACTCTATGATGCCGCGATTCAAAAGCTGGCGAGAAGTGGCTTTGTCATAGATAAAGAAGTTTTAGAGCGAGACGTGAGCATGGTTTATGAATCCAACGAAAGTGTCCGTGAAGCTTGGAAAATTGTGTACCGCGATGTAGATACGCACTGGGAGCTTTATCAACTTGCAGAAAAACTAGTGGATATTGAAGACTGGCTTCAGCAATGGCGTTTCCGTCACATGAAAACAGTCGAGCGCATTATCGGATTCAAACAAGGAACAGGCGGTTCATCAGGAGTTAATTATTTGAAGAAAGTACTAGATCAATACTTCTTCCCGGAACTATGGGAAATAAGAACCGATATTTAG
- a CDS encoding glycerol-3-phosphate acyltransferase — MIVYWLVSYFIGNLLTAWWIGKWKGVDLRQQRSGNLGARNAGVTLGKTAFFLTFLGDAGKGALVVWIGFFFDFSIWAIAVAGLAVIVGHLFPFWLKYRGGKGIATFIGVSFCLTPDLFLVMFILFFAFYPWLKSATLSMLASFAGFIIMAFFLQVWIVVWPLVMAIIIIVIKHKYDIQESFKSRFR; from the coding sequence ATGATTGTTTACTGGTTAGTATCCTATTTTATCGGCAATTTACTAACAGCTTGGTGGATCGGTAAATGGAAAGGCGTCGATTTACGCCAACAACGTAGTGGGAACCTTGGTGCTAGAAATGCGGGTGTCACTCTCGGAAAGACCGCCTTTTTTTTAACATTTCTCGGTGATGCTGGTAAAGGAGCATTAGTTGTTTGGATTGGTTTCTTTTTCGACTTCTCCATTTGGGCAATCGCTGTGGCTGGCTTAGCCGTTATTGTTGGGCATCTGTTTCCATTTTGGCTCAAATACCGTGGGGGTAAAGGAATTGCAACTTTTATCGGTGTCAGCTTTTGTTTAACACCTGATTTGTTTTTAGTAATGTTTATCTTGTTTTTCGCCTTTTATCCTTGGTTAAAAAGTGCGACGCTATCCATGCTAGCAAGTTTTGCAGGATTTATTATAATGGCTTTTTTCCTTCAAGTTTGGATTGTGGTCTGGCCATTAGTAATGGCAATTATTATTATTGTCATTAAACATAAATACGATATTCAAGAATCCTTTAAAAGCCGGTTTCGTTGA